The Belonocnema kinseyi isolate 2016_QV_RU_SX_M_011 chromosome 10, B_treatae_v1, whole genome shotgun sequence genome has a window encoding:
- the LOC117181116 gene encoding uncharacterized protein LOC117181116 → MALAHMTIVYFSSIRIGNPNPGIPTKDNKANKNFATRALYSNIDHNKYCIVYETECHEILGAKLPPWESSEKYKHDPPYEGIDYVVRNNPPTLLLMSVHLFS, encoded by the exons ATGGCCCTAGCCCATATGACGATAGTATACTTCTCGAGTATAAGGATAG GTAACCCAAATCCTGGTATTCCGACTAAGGACaacaaagcaaataaaaattttgcaaccCGTGCTCTTTACAGTAATATAGATCACAATAAATATTGTATAGTATATGAAACGGAATGTCACGAAATTTTAGGAGCTAAGCTTCCACCTTGGGAGAGTTCTGAAAAATATAAAC atGATCCACCTTATGAGGGCATAGACTACGTGGTGCGTAATAATCCTCCGACATTATTACTGATGAGTGTACaccttttttcttaa